AACACAGACGAAAGACGCAAAACAGGATTTACTGGATTTGGTGGACGTAAAGATAGTGATAGTGAAGAAGATGAACCAAAACCCATAAGTAGAATTCCTGGTGCTGCAATTGCTCCACCTCCTTCATTGCAGGAATCATTTGTATCATCACCTGGACCGCAACAGTCTTCTGGAATTGGCATGGGCATGGGCGTTGCTGCTAAAATAATGGCCAAATATGGTTTTaaggtaataaaatgtaatttttcaagaaataaaatTCAGTATCAAATACCTAcaagtatacttaaattttttaccattttttctCCCCCCCTTCCGCCATTtgagttaaaaattgtatgcacTGCACTGATCAATAGTTATGAATTAAATGCACTATGCAACATACAGTCATGCAATCaagaataatgtatttaacataTCTATAATTCCAAGTATGTTTTCCAATACCTTAGAGGTGATTATTGATCAGTGTTAGCTCGTGGGATTTGCGTAAGGTGTTGCTGttgcacaaatatttttatatgtattgtcaataaaaacagtatttttatacagataccaaaaataatgcactttaattttataaccttAAGAGTTAAGAATGGTAAGTTGTTTTTAGCAATTTTTGCTATGGCGCAGCACAATAAAAACAAGCACATttgttaatttcaaaaactttgcttttattaataaacaatttataaatttcaaactacATTTTAACCagtcatatttattgtataaatctaacattttttttttgtttatatgttCTCGTGCATTATGAATCACCTTTAGTATtggttgttataataaattataaggtaaataatataaattattggaaatatttttttggtcatTGCCTAGGAGGGACAAGGATTGGGTAAAAAGGAACAAGGTATTTCAGTGGCTTTACAAGTTGAAAAAACAAGTAAAAGAGGTGGTAGGATTATTCATGAGAAACCAGGTGGTAATGTTTCACCTCCACCACCTATGTCTTCTATGGTACAAGATGATTTTGTTGCGCCTGCTCCGCCACCTCCTAAACCTCTACAAAGTATCACAGAAATAATGAAAGAACAATCTAAggtaatactatatagttttattataactatttttaaattagacttaaattattaaataaagactaattaaatgaaaataggtAGTACTATTACGAAATATGGTTGGACCTGGTGAGGTTGATCAAGATCTTGAACCTGAAGTAAAGGACGAATGCAACACTAAATATGGAGATGTCAACAAAGTAGTTATATATGAAGTTCCAAATGTTGATCATGAAGAAGCTGTACGAATATTTGTGGAATTTAAACGTATTGAATCAGCAATCAAAGgtaatatcattgtaaatatatttatgttttaataattatattttttttaatattacagctGTTGTAGACCTAAATGGAAGATTTTTTGGTGGTAGACAAGTAAAAGCTGGATTTTATAGtgcagaaaaattaaatagttatcagCTTCtcgattaaaattaactatttaataatatataaataattgcattgtataattttaatatatttggacaaattttgatcaataaattaactgtataaaatagcttagtttttttttttttaatatacctaataattttattctaaaatccaAACAGATGCAGTTGAAAATCCT
This sequence is a window from Rhopalosiphum maidis isolate BTI-1 chromosome 1, ASM367621v3, whole genome shotgun sequence. Protein-coding genes within it:
- the LOC113555436 gene encoding splicing factor 45 → MSLYDDFDVVKQKSDGWSSGMKLFQSQMQLKKAAQTQPRREATRKSTSVLAPVIDLKKKDDDESMFDPGLGFTIFPMAREGKKPQRPSFPPMDWNFDGNEYDPMIPNDYERVVRDLRDMRDKEKEKEDDERRKRREERNKNRDPGYNMMDLPTSFTPNTDERRKTGFTGFGGRKDSDSEEDEPKPISRIPGAAIAPPPSLQESFVSSPGPQQSSGIGMGMGVAAKIMAKYGFKEGQGLGKKEQGISVALQVEKTSKRGGRIIHEKPGGNVSPPPPMSSMVQDDFVAPAPPPPKPLQSITEIMKEQSKVVLLRNMVGPGEVDQDLEPEVKDECNTKYGDVNKVVIYEVPNVDHEEAVRIFVEFKRIESAIKAVVDLNGRFFGGRQVKAGFYSAEKLNSYQLLD